The proteins below come from a single Caulobacter flavus genomic window:
- a CDS encoding LysR substrate-binding domain-containing protein — protein sequence MADILASYSLGAIRVFEAAARLKSFTRAADELGVTQAAVSWQVKTLEQRLGQPLFVRRVREVDLTPAGERLARAAAESMGLLRAALSDLVEADQGVLAITTMQSLANHWLAARLGAFQLAHPMIAVRLEGSHVLRDLDRGEADLGLRAGDGDWPGLAAHFLMPFVQTALCSPEFLARHGPFERPADLLNQPRIGASSEWEIWFRAAGVAPPQNPEAPRLAADAQSIEVASALAGQGLAVGSPIFFAAEIASGRLVQPFDIAPHYGGGYWLVYPKDRRRVRKIVAFRDWILEAVAADPAIARHAADGGQAG from the coding sequence ATGGCTGACATCCTTGCTTCATACTCGCTGGGCGCCATCCGCGTCTTCGAAGCCGCCGCCCGGCTGAAGAGCTTCACGCGCGCGGCCGACGAGTTGGGCGTCACCCAGGCGGCCGTCAGCTGGCAGGTGAAGACCCTGGAGCAGCGCCTGGGCCAGCCGCTGTTCGTGCGCCGGGTGCGCGAGGTCGACCTGACCCCGGCGGGCGAACGGCTGGCGCGGGCCGCCGCCGAGTCGATGGGCCTGCTACGCGCGGCGCTGTCGGACCTGGTCGAGGCCGACCAGGGCGTGCTGGCCATCACCACCATGCAGAGCCTGGCCAACCACTGGCTGGCCGCGCGCCTGGGCGCCTTCCAGCTGGCCCATCCGATGATCGCCGTGCGGCTGGAGGGCAGCCACGTGCTGCGCGACCTGGACCGCGGCGAGGCGGACCTGGGCTTGCGCGCCGGCGACGGCGACTGGCCGGGCCTGGCCGCCCACTTCCTGATGCCCTTCGTTCAGACCGCCCTCTGCTCGCCGGAGTTCCTGGCGCGGCATGGGCCGTTCGAGCGGCCCGCCGACCTGCTGAACCAGCCACGCATCGGCGCCTCCAGCGAATGGGAGATATGGTTTCGCGCCGCCGGCGTCGCGCCGCCGCAAAATCCCGAGGCCCCGCGCCTGGCGGCCGACGCCCAGTCGATCGAAGTCGCCTCAGCGCTGGCCGGCCAGGGCCTGGCCGTCGGCTCGCCGATCTTCTTCGCCGCCGAGATCGCGTCGGGGCGCCTGGTGCAGCCGTTCGACATCGCGCCGCACTATGGCGGCGGCTACTGGCTGGTCTATCCGAAGGACCGTCGGCGCGTGCGCAAGATCGTCGCCTTCCGCGACTGGATCCTCGAGGCCGTGGCCGCCGACCCGGCCATCGCCCGCCACGCGGCGGACGGCGGCCAGGCCGGCTGA